A genomic window from Coriobacteriia bacterium includes:
- a CDS encoding HAMP domain-containing sensor histidine kinase codes for MSARKRRLSASGRVAVAMTAMLAIAIAALCAIAYLSTLRGLTNEVDTSLLHEAQAYAAAMKGSTDSTSLVNASRSYLQGRTGAVAGPDPILIVVTDGHVLSNSSVRLESASDNKPATEPTTAPAGFATVHLGGESYRVLTAPVVASDGSRVGLLQTALSERTPQLVAASVAGALAAAGLIVMLIGVVASLWVARASLSPLRVMAGDAASITHSSPGRRIAYNGPPDELGSLADSLNAMLDRLERAYTDQRRFVADASHELRTPVAIVRGNIELLRSGKLDEADANESLEMIETEASRMTRLLDELLALARLEGAMHDFQPLEVRTMLDEGAARARKLAERTIAVSCASGAWINGDPDLLDQAIVNILRNAVAHTSDGGRITLSCTATPVAVTMSVTDDGPGIPQADLDRIFDRFYRAQGPRPGDSGGAGLGLAIAKRLVDLHGGAMAAENAAGGGACFSITLPRIAPPQPYDDADASEA; via the coding sequence GTGTCCGCTCGTAAGAGACGGCTTTCGGCGAGCGGTCGCGTCGCGGTCGCAATGACCGCCATGCTCGCCATCGCCATCGCAGCACTGTGCGCAATCGCCTACCTATCGACCTTGCGCGGACTTACCAACGAGGTCGACACGTCCCTGCTCCACGAGGCGCAGGCGTACGCCGCTGCGATGAAGGGCTCGACCGACTCCACATCGCTGGTCAACGCGTCCCGCTCCTACCTGCAGGGCCGCACGGGTGCGGTGGCCGGCCCTGACCCGATTCTCATCGTGGTGACCGACGGCCACGTTCTATCCAACTCCTCGGTGCGCCTCGAATCGGCATCCGACAACAAGCCCGCCACCGAGCCGACCACCGCACCCGCCGGATTTGCGACCGTGCACCTCGGCGGCGAGTCCTACCGCGTGCTTACGGCGCCCGTGGTCGCGTCCGACGGGTCTCGCGTCGGGCTGCTGCAGACTGCGCTCTCGGAGCGCACACCACAGCTCGTCGCGGCCAGCGTGGCTGGGGCGCTCGCCGCAGCGGGCCTCATCGTCATGCTGATCGGCGTCGTGGCTTCGCTGTGGGTCGCACGCGCGTCGCTCAGCCCGTTGCGCGTGATGGCGGGTGACGCCGCGAGCATCACGCACTCCTCCCCCGGCCGGCGCATCGCCTACAACGGCCCGCCAGACGAGCTGGGAAGCCTCGCTGACTCGCTCAATGCGATGCTCGATCGCCTCGAGCGCGCCTACACCGACCAGCGCCGTTTCGTCGCCGATGCCAGCCACGAGCTTCGAACGCCTGTCGCGATAGTGCGCGGCAATATCGAGCTGCTGCGCAGCGGCAAGCTCGACGAGGCCGACGCCAACGAGTCACTCGAGATGATCGAGACCGAGGCATCACGCATGACGCGGCTCCTCGACGAGCTGCTCGCGCTCGCTCGGCTCGAGGGTGCGATGCACGACTTCCAGCCGCTTGAGGTACGCACCATGCTCGACGAAGGCGCGGCTCGGGCGCGCAAACTCGCCGAGCGAACCATCGCGGTGAGTTGCGCGTCGGGCGCTTGGATCAACGGCGACCCCGACCTGCTCGACCAGGCGATCGTCAACATCCTGCGCAACGCCGTGGCGCACACGAGCGACGGCGGCCGCATCACACTCTCCTGCACGGCAACGCCGGTCGCGGTCACGATGTCGGTCACCGACGACGGCCCCGGTATCCCCCAGGCCGACCTGGACCGCATCTTCGACCGCTTCTACCGCGCGCAGGGTCCGCGGCCGGGTGACAGTGGCGGGGCCGGACTGGGGCTCGCGATCGCCAAGCGCCTCGTCGACCTTCACGGCGGCGCGATGGCTGCCGAGAACGCCGCCGGTGGCGGTGCCTGCTTCAGCATCACGCTGCCGAGAATCGCGCCGCCACAGCCGTACGACGATGCCGATGCGAGCGAAGCCTAG
- a CDS encoding response regulator transcription factor, translating into MRILVVEDEDSIASFVVKGLTAEGHSVERAATAAEAIGLGITYDFDLILLDLILPDGNGIDVLKRVRVDRPDVPVIVVSALGEVDDKVDLLDAGADDYLVKPFAFAELAARVRAAARQGGASGRIVTVGDMSLDTKTRVVTRSDDVVADLPSREFTLLEYLMRHAGQVLTRQQLLDSVWGIDFDAGSNVVDVYVSYLRRKLDREGESSVIETVRGAGYRVRS; encoded by the coding sequence ATGCGCATTCTGGTGGTTGAGGACGAGGACTCGATCGCGTCATTCGTCGTCAAGGGACTGACCGCCGAGGGGCACTCAGTTGAACGCGCGGCCACAGCAGCCGAAGCCATCGGCCTGGGCATCACCTACGATTTCGACCTTATCTTGCTTGACTTGATCCTCCCGGACGGCAACGGCATCGACGTTCTCAAGCGAGTCCGAGTCGACCGGCCGGACGTGCCCGTCATCGTCGTGAGCGCTCTGGGCGAGGTCGACGACAAGGTCGACCTGCTCGACGCGGGCGCCGACGACTACCTGGTCAAACCGTTCGCCTTCGCAGAGCTTGCCGCCCGGGTACGCGCTGCCGCACGTCAAGGCGGGGCGTCGGGCCGTATCGTGACCGTGGGCGACATGTCGCTTGACACCAAGACGCGCGTCGTCACCCGCAGCGACGACGTAGTCGCCGACCTGCCGAGCCGCGAGTTCACGCTACTCGAGTACCTGATGCGTCACGCGGGCCAGGTGCTCACACGCCAACAGTTGCTGGACTCCGTGTGGGGAATCGATTTCGACGCCGGCAGCAATGTCGTGGACGTCTACGTGAGCTATCTGCGACGCAAGCTCGACCGCGAGGGAGAGTCCTCAGTCATCGAGACAGTCCGCGGTGCCGGATACCGTGTCCGCTCGTAA
- a CDS encoding NapC/NirT family cytochrome c: protein MESTEEALPERPGERSVARRSRSRKLRWWIAGIVAVVVLLGALFVGTALWTDRPEFCGTCHEMRPYVDAWAAGPHSNVWCVDCHVGKSYSARFAHKFTALGEVVAHFSGKTRLPMNTPPQIADADCVVCHATVTPKLKASGFNHNEHESKAACQACHAETGHAVTQTALTAVGVFNPGVRLAVVGGGTATVGHGSANVANHVSIACTRCHDLKKTGCSACHAVTAKHFRPALSPLPECTLCHKAGPKWTFTHPAKGECQTCHTVSAKHFKPAVGPLGACTQCHQDIGKSWAFTHPQPPVDCTTCHAIPAQHFQPATGSLKPCSQCHAQAGVSWKFSHPGSSADCASCHAAPAGHSAGQCSQCHHKTGVSFAFVHPSTGAPHGIGGRPCAACHPNGYTTHSCTCHG, encoded by the coding sequence ATGGAATCAACAGAAGAAGCCCTCCCAGAACGACCCGGTGAGCGCTCTGTCGCTCGACGCTCGCGTTCTCGAAAGCTCCGTTGGTGGATCGCGGGCATCGTAGCCGTGGTCGTGCTGCTGGGCGCCCTATTCGTGGGAACCGCGTTGTGGACGGACCGTCCCGAGTTCTGTGGCACGTGCCATGAGATGCGGCCGTATGTCGACGCGTGGGCGGCCGGTCCCCACAGCAACGTCTGGTGCGTCGACTGCCACGTTGGCAAGAGCTACTCGGCGCGTTTCGCCCACAAGTTCACCGCGCTTGGCGAGGTCGTGGCGCACTTCTCGGGCAAAACCAGGTTGCCCATGAACACGCCTCCCCAGATAGCCGATGCGGACTGCGTGGTCTGCCACGCCACCGTCACGCCCAAGCTGAAGGCCTCCGGCTTCAACCACAACGAGCACGAGAGCAAGGCCGCCTGCCAGGCGTGCCACGCCGAGACCGGGCACGCAGTCACGCAAACCGCCCTGACGGCCGTGGGGGTGTTCAACCCGGGCGTCAGGCTCGCGGTTGTCGGCGGAGGAACCGCCACGGTCGGGCACGGCTCGGCCAACGTCGCAAACCACGTGAGCATCGCTTGCACGCGCTGCCACGACCTGAAGAAGACCGGGTGCTCGGCGTGCCACGCGGTGACGGCGAAGCACTTCAGGCCCGCCTTGAGCCCGCTTCCGGAGTGCACTCTGTGTCACAAGGCCGGCCCCAAGTGGACGTTCACCCACCCCGCCAAGGGCGAGTGCCAGACATGCCACACCGTGTCGGCCAAACACTTCAAGCCAGCAGTCGGCCCGCTCGGCGCATGCACGCAGTGCCATCAGGACATCGGCAAGAGCTGGGCGTTCACCCACCCACAGCCGCCGGTGGACTGTACGACGTGCCACGCGATTCCGGCTCAGCACTTCCAGCCGGCCACGGGCTCGCTCAAGCCGTGCTCGCAGTGCCACGCGCAGGCCGGGGTGTCGTGGAAGTTCTCGCATCCCGGATCGAGCGCCGACTGTGCGAGCTGTCACGCAGCCCCGGCCGGGCACTCGGCGGGCCAGTGCTCGCAGTGCCACCACAAGACCGGCGTGTCGTTCGCGTTCGTCCATCCATCGACGGGAGCTCCGCACGGAATCGGCGGGCGACCGTGTGCGGCATGTCACCCGAATGGATACACCACTCACTCGTGCACGTGCCACGGATAG
- a CDS encoding nitroreductase family protein, protein MDTLTALMTRRSVRQFTDEPVTAEQLETLLRAAMAAPSAGNQQPWRFVVARDEETRAKLAVATQYAGPVGRAPVGIVVLADTHGNKHPGYWVQDCSAAVENLLVAAHAIGLGGVWIGVHPNEEREAVVREIVEAPEGFAALCMIAIGHPAAPGPEVDRFHAEWVRDERWGA, encoded by the coding sequence ATGGACACGCTCACCGCGCTCATGACTCGCCGCAGCGTTCGCCAGTTCACCGACGAGCCCGTCACTGCCGAGCAACTCGAGACGCTGCTGCGGGCTGCGATGGCGGCGCCATCGGCCGGCAACCAGCAGCCGTGGCGTTTCGTCGTCGCTCGCGACGAGGAGACCCGCGCCAAGCTCGCCGTAGCAACGCAGTACGCTGGCCCGGTTGGCCGAGCGCCGGTGGGCATCGTCGTGCTCGCCGATACTCACGGCAACAAGCATCCCGGCTACTGGGTGCAGGACTGCTCGGCGGCCGTTGAGAACCTGTTAGTCGCGGCTCACGCGATCGGGCTGGGCGGCGTGTGGATCGGCGTGCATCCAAACGAGGAGCGCGAGGCCGTCGTGCGCGAGATCGTCGAGGCGCCGGAGGGATTCGCGGCGCTGTGCATGATTGCGATCGGACATCCTGCGGCGCCCGGCCCCGAGGTCGACCGCTTCCACGCCGAGTGGGTTCGCGACGAGCGGTGGGGCGCGTGA
- a CDS encoding ATP-binding cassette domain-containing protein, whose product MSVLLEARGLSAVVPGDAGDVRVLDGISLAVDAGEIVDVVGPSGSGKSALLRALAQLLPGATGELLVAGESSVALAPARWRARVALLPQKPVMFAGTLRDNLVYPWSLGVRHAESTPDDRVLAEGLARLGVEAALDRDATRLSVGQAARVAFLRTLLTDPSVLLLDEPDAALDDVAADAVAAMTCEFVSARAGRGGGAVVRVRHHRSDGIASRRLHLEGGRLTQVEVTP is encoded by the coding sequence GTGAGCGTTCTGCTTGAAGCGCGCGGGCTGAGCGCAGTCGTGCCCGGCGACGCCGGCGACGTGCGCGTTCTCGATGGCATCTCGCTCGCGGTCGACGCCGGCGAGATCGTCGACGTAGTCGGTCCGAGCGGCTCGGGCAAGTCGGCGCTGCTCCGCGCGCTTGCGCAGCTGCTACCCGGAGCGACGGGCGAGCTGCTGGTCGCGGGAGAGTCGTCCGTCGCGCTCGCTCCCGCGCGGTGGCGCGCCCGGGTCGCACTGCTCCCACAGAAGCCGGTGATGTTCGCTGGGACGCTGCGCGACAACCTCGTCTACCCCTGGTCGCTGGGCGTGAGGCACGCAGAGAGTACTCCCGACGACCGCGTTCTCGCTGAGGGCCTCGCGCGGCTCGGCGTTGAGGCTGCGCTCGACCGAGACGCGACTCGGCTGTCGGTGGGGCAGGCGGCGCGCGTGGCGTTCCTGCGCACGCTGTTGACCGACCCGTCGGTCCTGCTGCTCGACGAGCCCGACGCCGCGCTCGATGACGTTGCCGCTGATGCGGTTGCCGCGATGACGTGCGAGTTCGTCTCGGCAAGGGCGGGACGCGGCGGGGGAGCGGTCGTGCGAGTGCGGCATCATCGCTCCGACGGCATCGCTTCGCGCCGCCTGCACCTCGAGGGCGGGCGTCTCACGCAGGTCGAGGTGACGCCGTGA
- the fetB gene encoding iron export ABC transporter permease subunit FetB, with amino-acid sequence MSGEAAGGVIQIGWQGLALATLFVVFVGIVSIRMSLGITKDLAIATVRTYAQLIALGFVLRFVFHINSPWLVIAIIVIMCLAAAQIVLKRSPDAPPGIFGSAFVAMTLTGFIITFAVTGLIVQVKPWYLPQYVIPLAGMVLGNSMTGIALAIERVYADFDARSDELLALTALGATPWEAAHGAVTNALRAGLIPTINSMAAAGIVFIPGMMAGQILAGADPVTATGYQIVVMLMVAAATALGSLVALLLTYHRRFTKQGVFLEKGYRREGQ; translated from the coding sequence GTGAGCGGGGAGGCCGCGGGCGGCGTCATCCAGATCGGCTGGCAGGGGCTGGCGCTTGCGACACTGTTCGTCGTATTTGTCGGCATCGTATCGATTCGCATGTCACTCGGCATCACCAAGGACCTCGCGATTGCCACGGTGCGCACCTACGCACAGCTCATCGCGCTGGGGTTCGTCCTGCGCTTCGTGTTCCACATCAACTCGCCGTGGCTGGTCATCGCGATCATCGTGATCATGTGTCTGGCTGCCGCGCAGATTGTTCTCAAGCGCAGCCCCGACGCCCCTCCGGGCATCTTCGGCAGCGCGTTTGTTGCGATGACGCTAACTGGCTTCATCATCACCTTCGCGGTCACCGGCCTGATCGTGCAGGTCAAGCCGTGGTATCTCCCGCAGTACGTCATCCCGCTGGCCGGCATGGTGCTCGGCAACTCGATGACCGGCATTGCGCTGGCAATCGAGCGCGTCTACGCCGACTTCGATGCCCGCTCCGACGAGTTGCTCGCGCTCACCGCTCTGGGAGCCACGCCTTGGGAGGCGGCGCACGGTGCCGTGACCAACGCCTTGCGAGCGGGCCTCATCCCGACCATCAACTCAATGGCGGCGGCGGGCATCGTGTTCATCCCCGGCATGATGGCAGGGCAGATCCTTGCCGGCGCCGACCCTGTCACCGCGACCGGCTACCAGATCGTCGTGATGTTGATGGTGGCCGCTGCCACGGCGCTCGGCAGCCTCGTGGCGCTTCTGCTCACGTACCACCGACGCTTCACCAAGCAGGGCGTCTTTCTCGAGAAAGGCTACCGCCGAGAGGGGCAGTAG
- a CDS encoding DUF5684 domain-containing protein, translated as MYNTYGSDAAGGAFAAGLFAFAGIMSLIGLAVAIVVIAGLWKVFTKAGRPGWAAIIPIYNLYILLEIVGRPTWWLAIVIVPFVAWIPVIGWILTLGLWVVAFIIYWDLAKSFGKDIGFAIGMFFLSFIFVPILGFGSSQYIGPMASGFGLPDTPGGGGYGGAPGAGGYPPQGYGPGPGYQNPAPYTPPAPGYTPPAPTYAPPAPPAPPAPPAAPAYQPPAAPPAPPAAPPAAPTYEPPAAPPAPPTPPAPPA; from the coding sequence ATGTACAACACGTACGGAAGCGACGCGGCAGGCGGAGCCTTTGCTGCTGGGTTATTCGCCTTCGCGGGCATCATGTCGTTGATCGGGCTCGCGGTTGCAATCGTGGTCATCGCCGGTCTATGGAAGGTCTTCACCAAGGCTGGCAGGCCGGGATGGGCTGCAATCATCCCGATCTACAACCTGTATATCCTGCTCGAGATCGTTGGGCGGCCAACGTGGTGGCTGGCTATCGTCATCGTCCCATTCGTGGCATGGATTCCAGTCATAGGATGGATACTGACTCTTGGGCTCTGGGTCGTGGCGTTCATCATCTACTGGGACCTTGCCAAGTCCTTTGGTAAGGACATCGGCTTCGCTATAGGGATGTTCTTCCTGAGCTTCATCTTCGTGCCGATCCTTGGCTTCGGTTCCTCGCAGTACATCGGCCCGATGGCGAGCGGATTCGGTCTGCCTGACACTCCCGGTGGCGGCGGATACGGCGGCGCACCTGGCGCCGGCGGCTACCCGCCGCAGGGTTACGGCCCCGGCCCCGGCTACCAGAATCCCGCCCCGTACACGCCTCCAGCGCCCGGTTACACTCCGCCGGCACCGACCTACGCGCCTCCAGCGCCTCCTGCACCCCCGGCACCGCCTGCGGCTCCGGCCTACCAGCCTCCCGCGGCTCCTCCGGCACCGCCTGCGGCGCCTCCGGCAGCTCCGACCTACGAGCCGCCTGCAGCCCCGCCCGCGCCGCCGACTCCACCCGCGCCCCCGGCGTAG
- a CDS encoding polyprenyl synthetase family protein, whose product MIGFELYLRRNSKKFDDYLATFFSDGANPDMRRYLYGPLAVYTSNAGKRHRPLICMLACEAVGGNPEKARAAAAAIEHFHTAALIHDDIEDASETRRGEPCLHIKEGLGLAINAGDLALSLVTGTVVDDPGLDDAVKLRVLHELVEMTTRTIEGQALDIGWARDDRFDLTTADYLLMANHKTAFYSGAVPLAIGSIIGGGSETQTATLRSFGMASGLAFQIQDDVLNLVGTREATKKDFRSDITEGKRTLVAVHALEHSEARERLLAILSARETDPEVLAEAVEIMRDSGSVDYANTYAERLVFDAKAALEAELPRTKARDLLASMADFFIKRRS is encoded by the coding sequence ATGATCGGCTTCGAGCTCTATCTCAGGCGTAACTCTAAGAAGTTCGACGACTATCTCGCCACGTTCTTCAGCGACGGTGCGAATCCCGATATGCGCCGTTACCTCTATGGCCCGCTGGCCGTCTACACCTCTAACGCCGGCAAGCGCCATCGCCCCCTCATCTGCATGCTCGCGTGCGAGGCAGTTGGGGGCAATCCCGAGAAGGCTCGCGCCGCAGCTGCGGCCATAGAGCACTTCCATACCGCCGCGCTCATCCACGACGACATCGAAGACGCCTCCGAGACCCGCCGAGGCGAGCCGTGCCTCCACATCAAGGAGGGCCTCGGCCTCGCGATCAACGCCGGCGATCTGGCGCTGTCGCTCGTCACCGGCACCGTGGTCGACGATCCGGGCCTCGACGACGCAGTCAAACTCCGCGTGCTTCACGAACTCGTCGAGATGACCACGCGCACGATTGAGGGCCAGGCGCTCGACATCGGATGGGCTCGAGACGACCGCTTCGACCTGACCACGGCCGACTACCTCCTGATGGCCAACCACAAGACGGCATTCTACTCGGGCGCCGTGCCGTTGGCCATCGGCTCGATCATCGGCGGCGGCTCTGAGACACAGACGGCCACGCTGCGTTCGTTCGGCATGGCCAGCGGGCTTGCGTTCCAGATCCAAGACGACGTGCTCAACCTCGTCGGCACGCGCGAAGCCACCAAGAAGGACTTCCGGAGCGACATCACCGAGGGCAAGCGCACGCTCGTCGCCGTGCATGCGCTCGAGCACTCGGAGGCTCGCGAGCGCCTGCTCGCAATCCTCTCGGCACGCGAAACTGATCCCGAGGTGCTGGCCGAGGCGGTCGAGATCATGCGCGACTCAGGCTCGGTCGACTACGCGAACACCTACGCCGAGAGGCTCGT